From Pseudomonas sp. AN-1:
CGTTCCACGCGGCGATGCTGGCCAGCTGGGTCTGCACCGGCATGGCGCAGCCGTGGTAGGTGCGATAGAGCAGGAACGGCTTGAGGATCTCGGCGTCGCCGGCGACGAAGCCCGAGCGCAGGCCCGGCAGGTTGGAGCGCTTGGACAGGCTGTGGAACACCACGCAGCGCTTGAAGTCCTGGCGGCCCAGTTCGGCGCAGGCGGTGAGCAGGCCGGGCGGCGGGTTGTCCTCGTCGAAGTACAGCTCGCTGTAGCACTCGTCGGCGGCGATCACGAAGTCGTTCTCGTCGGCCAGGGCGATCAGCTGCTTCAGGGTGTCCATGGGCACCAGGGCGCCGGTGGGGTTGCCCGGCGAGCAGATGAACAGGATCTGGCAGCGCTGCCAGACCTCGGCCGGCACGGCGTCGAAGTCCGGGTTGAAGCCGTTGTCTTCCAGGCACGGCAGGTAGTGCGGCTGGGCGCCGGCCAGCAGGGTGGCGCCTTCGTAGATCTGGTAGAACGGGTTGGGGCTGACCACCAGGGCGCCCGGCTCGCGGTTGACCACGGCCTGGGTGAAGGCGAACAGCGCCTCGCGGGTGCCGTTGACCGGCAGCACGTGGCGGGCGGCGTCCAGCCAGCCGGCCGGCACGCCGAAGCGGCGCTCGCACCAGGCGGCGATGGACTCGCGCAGGGCCGGCAGGCCGAGGGTGGTCGGGTAGGTGGCGAGCTGGTCGAGGTTGCTCGCCAGCGCCTGGGCGACGAACTCCGGCGAGCGGTGCTTGGGTTCGCCGATGGACAGGGCGATCGGCTTCTTGTCAGCCGGCGGCTGGGCGCCGGCCAGCAGCGCGCGCAGCTTTTCGAACGGATAGGGCTGCAGGAGGTCGAGGGCTCGGTTCATCAGGGGTTCCTGTTCAGAAGCGGATGCGCGACGGCGTGGTCAGGCTGTCCGGGGTGTCGGAGAGCTGGCGGACCAGGGATTCCTGCAGGCGGGCGCAGAGCTCCGGGTCGGCCAGCGGCTGGTTGTGGGCGTCGGTGACGAAGAACACGTCCTCCACGCGCTCGCCGAGGGTGGCGATCTTGGCGTTCTGCACCGACAGATCGAAGTCGAGGAAGATCTGTCCGACCCGGGCCAGCAGGCCCGGGCGGTCGGGGGCGATCACCTCGATGATGCTCAGCGGGCGCTGGGCGTCGGTGTGGATGGTCACCTGCGGGGCGAAGCCGAAGCTCTTCAGCTGGCGCGGCACCCGGCGCTTGATGATGCTGCTGTAGTCCTGCGGGTTCTTCAGCGCGTCGACCAGGCCCTGGCGGATCTCCTCGATGCGCTGCGGGTCGTCGCCGATCGAGCCGCCGTCGGCGTCCAGCACCACGTAGGTGTCGAGGGTGAACTGGCTGGTCGAGGTGAGGATGCGCGCGTCCTGGATGTTCAGGTTGAGCTGGTCCATGGCCGCCACGGTCACCGCGAAGAAGTCGTGCTGGTCGGGAGCGTAGATGAAGATCTGCGTGCCGCCCTCGAACTCGCGTTCGGTGGTTTCCTTGATCAGCACCAGCGGCGCGCCGTCGTGGGGATGCTGGAGGATCGCTTCGGCGTGCCAGGCGATGTCCTCGGGGCCGTGGCGCAGGAAGTAGTCGTCGCCCAGTTGGGTCCACAGCTGCTCGGCGGCGTCGCTGTCGACCTCGCCGCGGCTGCGCAGCAGGTCGAGGGCGGCGTGCTGGTTCTCGCGGATGCGCTCCTCGCGGTCGATCGGGTTCTCCAGGCCGCGGCGCAGGGCGCGCTTGGTCTCGGCGTACAGCTGGCGCAGCAGCGAGGCGCGCCAGGAGTTCCACAGCGTCGGGTTGGTGGCGTTGATGTCGGCCACGGTCAGCACGTACAGGTAGTCGAGGTGGGTCTGGTCGCCCACGGTGCGCGCGAAGTCGTTGATCACCTGCGGGTCGGAGATGTCCTTGCGCTGCGCGGTGGTCGACATCACCAGGTGGTTCTTCACCAGCCAGGCGATCAGCCGGCTGTCCCACGGCGGCAGGTGGTGGCGGGCGCAGAAGGCCAGCGCGTCCTGGGCGCCCAGCTCGGAGTGGTCGCCGCCGCGGCCCTTGGCGATGTCGTGGAACAGCCCGGCGAAGTACACCAGCTCGGGCTTGGGCAGCTTGGCCATCAGCTCGCTGGCCAGCGGGAACTTCTCCGCCAGCTCCGGGCGGTCGAGCTTGCGCAGGTGCTTGATCAGGTTGAGGGTGTGCGCGTCGACCGTGTAGATGTGGAACAGGTCGTGCTGCATCTGGCCGATGATGTGGCCGAACTCCGGCACGTAGCGGCCGAGGATGCCGTAGCGGTTCATCCGCCGCAGGTTGCGGTGGATGCCCTCGTGGGACTTGAACAGCTCGACGAACAGGCTGGTGTTGCGGATGTCGTTGCGGAAGCGGTCGTCGATCAGGTGGCGGTGGTCGCGCAGCAGGCGGATGGTCTGCGAGCGCACGCCGCGGATCTCCGGGTGCTGGGCCATCAGCACGAACACCTCGAGGATCGCGCTGGGGCTGCGCTTGAACACGTTGGGGTGGATCGCCTCGATGAAGCCGTCGCGCACCTGGAAGCGCGCGTTGAGCTGGCGCGGCGGCTCGGCCCCGGGCTGTTCGAGCAGCAGCTCCTCGAGGATCTGGTTGACCAGGTCGCTCAGCTCGGCGGTGGCCATCACCATGCGGTAGTATTTCTGCATGAACTGCTCGACCGCCAGCTTGGTGTCGCTGGTCTCGAAGCCGAACAGGCCGGCCAGGCGGCGCTGGTGGTCGAACAGCAGGCGGTCCTCGGCGCGGCCGGTGATCATGTGCAGGGCGTAGCGCACCTTCCACAGGAAGGTCTGCCCGGCGCTCAGCAGTTCGTGCTCGCCCTGGGTCAGCAGGCCGTGGGTGACCAGGGTCTCCAGGGTCAGGGAGCCGTACTGGCGGCAGGTCACCCAGAGGATGTGCTGCAGGTCGCGCAGGCCGCCCGGCGAGCCCTTGACGTTGGGCTCGAGGTTGTACTCGGTGTCGTTGTACTTGGCGTGGCGGGCGCGCTGTTCGGCGCGCTTGGCGAGGAAGAACTCGCGGGCCGGCCACATGTACTGGGTGCCGGTGGCGGCGCGCATGCGCTGGCGCAGGCTGTCGGGGCCGGCGATGGTGCGGCTTTCCATCAGGTTGGTGATCACCGTCAGGTCGGCGCGCGCCTCGCTGGCGCATTCCTCCACCGAGCGCACGCTCTGGCCGATCTCCAGGCCGATGTCCCACAGCAGGGTGAGGAAGCCCTCGATCGGTGCGCGCAGGCGCTCGTGCTGGGCGCCGTCGAGGAGGATCAGGAGGTCGATGTCCGAGTGCGGGTGCAGCTCGCCGCGGCCGTAGCCGCCGACCGCCACCAGCGCCACGCCGTCGTCGTCGCCCCAGTCGAAGCGCGCCCAGGCCTCGCCGAGGATCTGGTCGACGAACCAGGCGCGCCCGGTGATCAGCGCGCGGATGTCGCAGTTGGCGGAGAAGCGCCCGTCGAGCACCTCGCAGGCCTTGCGGATGGCCTTCTTGAAGGCGGGAATCGGGCTGCTCTTCAGCGCCAGTTCGGCCTGGAACTGGCCGCGGTCGAACAGTTCGAGGTCCGCATCCATCGAGGGCATCGGGCGATCTCCATTCATCGGGGTGGGGCTGGGGCTCAGGGCAGGCAGCGGGCGATGGTGTCGTCGCTGCGCAGGGTGAGGATCTCGCAGCCGCTGTCGGTCACCAGGATGGTGTGCTCGTACTGGGCGGACAGCTTGCGGTCCTTGGTGATCGCCGTCCAGCCGTCGCCGAGCAGGCGGGTCTCGTGGCGGCCCTGGTTGATCATCGGCTCGATGGTGAAGGTCATCCCGGCCTTCAGTTCCAGGCCGGTGCCGGCGCGACCGTAGTGCAGCACCTGCGGCTCCTCATGGAACACGTTGCCGATGCCGTGACCGCAGTACTCGCGCACCACCGAGTAGCCGTTCTTCTCGGCGTGCTTCTGGATGATCTCGCCGATGTCGCCCAGGCGTGCGCCCGGACGCACCACGGAGATGCCCTTGTACAGGCACTCCTGGGTGATCTGGCACAGGCGGGTGGCCCACTCCGGCACCTTGCCGACCATGAACATCTTGCTGGTATCGCCGAAGTAGCCGTCCTTGATCACCGTGATGTCGATGTTGAGGATGTCGCCATCCTTGAGCGGCTTGTCGTTGGGGATGCCGTGGCAGACCACGTGGTTGAGCGAGGTGCAGATCGACTTGGGGAAGCCCTTGTAGTTGAGGGGCGCCGGGATGGCCTGCTGCACGTCGACGATGTAGTCGTGGCAGAGGCGGTTGAGTTCGTCGGTGGTGACCCCGGCCTTGACGTGCGGCTCGATCATTTCCAGCACCTCGGCGGCCAGGCGGCCGGCCACGCGCATTTTCTCGATTTCCCCGGGGGTCTTGATGGTGACGGTCATCAGCTCTCTCTGGCGCGGCTGCGCCTGCCTATATAAACAGGAAAGACTGTCATTCTAACAGAGCCGGCGCACGCTGCGGGACGTGCGCACGGGTTTCGCCGAGCGCGCAGGTATGGTATAAAGCGCCGCGCTTTTCGGGGTGGTCCCGGAAAGGCAACGAAACCACACACGCATCGACACAATTATCCTGGGTGCCCGCAAGGGTTGGATTTTGGGATGCGTGGAGGCTCAACCCGACTTATCGAGGAATAGAAATGTCCCAAGTCAACATGCGCGATATGCTCAAGGCCGGCTGCCACTTCGGTCACCAGACCCGTTACTGGAACCCGAAGATGGGCAAGTACATCTTCGGCGCGCGCAACAAGATTCACATCATCAACCTCGAAAAAACCCTGCCGATGTTCAACGAAGCCCTGAGCTTCGTTGAGAAGCTGGCTGCCGGCAAGAACAAGATCCTGTTCGTCGGCACCAAGCGCTCCGCTGGCAAGATCGTCCGCGAAGAAGCTACCCGCGCCGGTATGCCGTTCGTCGATCACCGCTGGCTGGGCGGCATGCTGACCAACTACAAGACCATTCGCGCTTCCATCAAGCGTCTGCGCGATCTGGAAACCCAGTCCCAGGACGGCACCTTCGAGAAGCTGACCAAGAAGGAAGCGCTGATGCGTTCGCGCGACCTGGAGAAGCTGGAGCGCAGCCTGGGTGGTATCAAGGACATGGGCGGTCTGCCGGACGCGCTGTTCGTGATCGACGTCGACCACGAGCGCATCGCCATCACCGAAGCCAACAAGCTGGGCATCCCGGTCATCGGCGTGGTCGATACCAACAGCAGCCCGGAAGGCGTGGACTACATCATTCCGGGTAACGACGACGCCATCCGCGCCGTGCAGCTGTACCTGGGCTCGATGGCCGACGCCGTGCTGAACGGCAAGGCCAAGGCCGGCACCGGCGAAGAGTTCGCCGCCGAGGCTTCCTCCGAAGCCGCCGAAGGCTGAGCGCAGGCGCGCCAAGCGTTATCCGGTGCGCAAAAAGGGGGCTAGGCCCCCTTTTTGCCACTTCCGAATTGCCGCCCGGCCCGCCGGGCGAACTGGTTTAGCAACTCTTCAGAGGATTCCCAACATGGCAGAGATTACTGCAGCACTGGTCAAGGAACTGCGCGAGCGTACCGGCCAGGGCATGATGGAGTGCAAGAAGGCCCTGGTCGCCGCCGACGGCGACATCGAGAAGGCCATCGACGACATGCGCGCTTCCGGCGCCATCAAGGCCGCCAAGAAGGCCGGCAACATCGCCGCCGAAGGCTCCATCGCCGTCAAGGTCGCCGCTGACAACAAGGCGGCCGTGATCATCGAAGTCAACTCGCAGACCGACTTCCTGGCCCTGCAGGACGACTTCAAGGGCTTCGTCGCCGAGAGCCTGGAAGAAGCCTTCGCCAACGGTCTGACCGACGTGGCCCCGCTGGTCGCCTCCCGCGAGTCCGCCCGCGAAGCCCTGGTCGCCAAGTGCGGCGAGAACGTCAACATCCGTCGCCTGACCCGCGTCGAAGGCGACGTGATCGGTGCCTACCTGCACGGCCACCGCATCGGCGTGCTGGTGACCCTGAAGGGCGGCAACCCCGAGCTGGCCAAGGACATCGCCATGCACGTGGCTGCCAGCAACCCGCAGTTCCTGAGCGCTGCCGAGGTTTCCGAGGAAGCCATCGCCAAGGAAAAGGAAATCTTCCTGGCCCTGAACGCCGACAAGATCGCCGGCAAGCCGGAAAACATCGTCGAGAACATGGTCAAGGGCCGTATCGCCAAGTTCCTCGCCGAGGCCAGCCTGGTCGAGCAGCCGTTCGTCAAGGATCCGGAAGTCAAGGTCGGCGAGCTGGCCAAGAAGGCCGGTGCCGAGATCGTTTCCTTCGTCCGCTTCGAAGTGGGTGAGGGCATCGAGAAGGCCGAAGTCGACTTCGCTGCCGAAGTTGCTGCCCAGGTGGCTGCCACCCAGCAGTAAGATGGCCTGAGGTCGTCCGAGAAGAGGCTGCCCGCTCCCGCGCGCAGCCTTTTCTTTGCAAGCTGGCGGCTCGGCCGCCGGGAAGAGACAGGGATGCAGTTTTTCGGTGCCATGAGGGCACGGGTTCACTCTGCCGCGGTCAAAGCCGCGCCGGAGCGCGAAAAGCCGGTTTTTCGCAACATCACACTGCCGCAGGAGATTCGTATGGCCCAGCTGAGTGGTCGCCAAGCCCGCTACAAACGTATTTTGCTCAAGCTCAGCGGTGAAGCGCTGATGGGCAGCGAGGACTTCGGCATCGATCCCAAGGTGCTCGACCGCATGGCCCTGGAGATCGGCCAACTGGTGGGCATCGGCGTGCAGGTCGGTCTGGTCATCGGCGGCGGCAACCTGTTCCGCGGCGCGGCGCTGAGCGCGGCCGGCATGGACCGGGTGACCGGCGACCACATGGGCATGCTGGCTACGGTGATGAACTCGCTGGCCATGCGCGACGCCCTGGAGCGCTCGAACATCCCGGCGCTGGTGATGTCCGCCATCTCCATGGTCGGCGTCACCGATCACTATGATCGCCGCAAGGCCATGCGCCACCTGAACAGCGGCGAGGTGGTGATCTTCTCCGCCGGCACCGGCAATCCGTTCTTTACCACCGATTCTGCCGCCTGCCTGCGCGCCATCGAGATCGATGCCGATCTGGTGCTGAAGGCCACCAAGGTCGATGGCGTGTACACTGCCGATCCGTTCAAGGATCCCAATGCCGAGAAATTCGAGCGCCTGACCTATGACGAGGTGCTCGATCGCAAGCTGGGCGTGATGGACCTGACCGCCATCTGCCTGTGCCGCGATCACAAGATGCCGCTGCGGGTGTTCAACATGAACAAGCCCGGAGCCTTGCTTAACATTGTTGTCGGGGGAGCCGAAGGCACCCTGGTCGAGGAGGGTTGAGAATGATCAACGAGATCAAGAAGGACGCGCAGGAGCGCATGAAGAAGTCGCTGGATTCGCTGGATCACGCCTTTGCCAAGATCCGCACCGGCCGCGCCCACCCGAGCATCCTGGACAGCGTCATGGTGTCCTACTACGGCGCCGACACCCCGCTGCGCCAGGTGGCCAACGTGGTCGCCGAGGATTCGCGCACCCTGGCCCTGACCGTGTTCGACAAGAGCATGATCCAGGCCGTCGAGAAGGCCATCATGACCTCCGACCTGGGGCTCAATCCGGCCACCGCCGGCACCACCATCCGTGTGCCGATGCCGGCGCTGACCGAGGAAACCCGCAAGGGCTATACCAAGCAGGCGCGCGCCGAGGCGGAGAACGCCCGCGTGGCGATCCGCAACATCCGCCGCGATGCGCTGGCCCAGCTCAAGGACCTGGTCAAGGAGAAGGAGATCAGCGAGGACGACGAGCGTCGTGCCGCCGACGAGGTGCAGAAGCTCACCGACAAGGCCGTCGGCGAAGTCGAGAAGGCCCTCGAGGCCAAGGAAGCCGACCTGATGGCCGTCTGACGGCCGGATGACTGTCATGGACAAGACGATGCAAGCACCTGCGGGTACGCCGCGCCACGTTGCCATCATCATGGATGGCAACAACCGCTGGGCGAAGAAGCGCTTCATGCCCGGCGTGGCCGGGCACAAGGCCGGCGTCGATGCGGTGCGCGCGGTGATCGAGGTGTGCGCCGAGGCCAAGGTCGAGGTGCTGACCCTGTTCGCCTTCTCCAGCGAGAACTGGCAGCGCCCGGCCGACGAGGTCGGCGCGCTGATGGAGCTGTTCCTCATGGCCCTGCGCCGCGAGGTCAAGAAGCTGGCGGCCAACGGCATCCGCCTGCGTATCCTCGGCGAGCGCACGCGCTTCCAGCCCGAACTGCAGAAGGCCATGTCCGAGGCCGAGGCGCTGACCGCCGAAGGCGGCGGCATGCTGCTGCAGGTGGCGGCCAACTACGGCGGCCAGTGGGACATCACCCAGGCGGCGCAGCGTCTGGCGCGCGAGGTGGCCGCCGGTCACCTCGCCGTCGACGAGATCACTCCCGATCTGCTGCAGCGCTGCCTGGCCACCGGCACCCAGCCGCCGGTCGACCTGTGCATCCGCACCGGTGGCGAGCAGCGCATCAGCAACTTCCTGCTCTGGCAGGTGGCTTACGCCGAGCTGTACTTCTCCGAGCTGCTGTGGCCGGACTTCAAACACGATGCCATGCGCGCCGCGCTGGCCGACTTCTCCTGTCGCCAGCGACGCTTCGGCAAGACCAGCGAGCAGGTGGCGGCGGAACAACGGAAGCCCACATGCTGAAGCAGCGCATCATCACCGCCCTGATCATGCTGCCCGTTGCCCTGGGCGGCTTCTTCCTGCTGCAGGGTGGCTGGTTCGCCCTGTTCATCGGCCTGGTGGTCTGCGCCGGCGCCTGGGAGTGGGCGCGTCTCGCCGGCTTCGAGGCGCAGCCGCTGCGCCTGGGCTATGCCGGCGTGGTCGCCCTGCTGCTGGCGGCCCTCTACCAGTTGCCGTCGCTGGCCGGGCCGGTGCTGGCCCTGGCGGTGCTCTGGTGGCTGGCGGCCATCGCCCTGGTACTCGCCTATCCGGCCAGCAGCCGGGCCTGGCAGGCGCTGCCGGTGCGCCTGGTGATCGGCCTGCTGATCCTGCTGCCGGCCTGGCAGGGCCTGCTGCTGCTCAAGCACTGGCCGCAGGGCAACAGCCTGATCCTCGCGGTGATGCTGCTGGTGTGGACGGCCGACATCGGTGCCTACTTCAGCGGCCGGCGCTTCGGCCGGCGCAAGCTGGCGGTGCAGGTCAGTCCCGGCAAGAGCTGGGAGGGGCTGTACGGCGGCCTGGCCGGCAGCCTGCTGCTGACACTGCTGGTCGGCCTGTATCGCGACTGGGACGCCCGCGACCTGATGATGGCGCTGCTCGGTGCGGCGCTGGTGGTGCTGATCTCGGTGGTCGGCGACCTGACCGAGAGCATGTTCAAGCGTCAGTCCGGCATCAAGGACAGCAGCAACCTGCTGCCCGGCCACGGCGGCGTGCTGGATCGCATCGACAGCCTGACGGCGGCGGTGCCGATGTTCGCCGTGCTGCTCTGGCTGCACGGCTGGGGAAGCCTGTGAAGCAGATAACCGTACTCGGAGCGACCGGTTCCATCGGTCTCTCCACCCTCGACGTCGTCGCCCGCCACCCCCACGACTACCGCGTCTTCGCCCTGACCGGCTTCAGCCGGCTGGCCGAGCTGGAGCGCCTGTGCCTGCTGCATCGCCCGCGATTCGCCGTGGTGCCGACGGCCGAGGCGGCGCGCGTGCTGCAGGATGGTCTGCGTGGCGCCGGGCGGGATACCGAGGTGCTGGTCGGCGAGTCGGGCTTGTGCGCGGTCGCCGCCCACCCGGAGGTGGATGCGGTGATGGCCGCCATCGTCGGTGCCGCCGGGCTCAAGCCGACCCTGGCCGCGGTGCAGGCGGGCAAGCGCGTGCTGCTGGCCAACAAGGAGGCGCTGGTGATGTCCGGCGCTCTGTTCATGCAGGCGGTGCAGGCCCACGGCGCCGAGCTGCTGCCGATCGACAGCGAACACAACGCCATCTTCCAGTGCATGCCCGGCGACTACGGCCAGGGCCTGGGGCGGGTCGGCGTGCGACGCATCCTGCTCACCGCCTCCGGCGGGCCGTTCCGCTGCTGGCCGCTGGAGCGCATCGCCGAAGCCACGCCGCAGCAGGCCTGCGCCCATCCCAACTGGGCGATGGGGCGCAAGATATCGGTCGACTCGGCGAGCATGATGAACAAGGGGCTGGAGCTGATCGAGGCCTGCTGGTTGTTCGATGCGCGCCCGGCCCAGGTCGAGGTGGTGGTCCATCCGCAGAGCGTGATCCATTCGCTGGTCGACTACGTTGACGGTTCGGTGCTGGCCCAGCTGGGCAATCCGGACATGCGCACGCCCATCGCCCATGCCCTGGCCTGGCCGCGGCGCATCGACTCCGGGGTGGCGCCGCTGGACCTGTTCTCCATCGCCCGCCTCGACTTCGAGGCGCCGGACGAGCGGCGTTTCCCCTGCCTGAAGCTGGCGCGCCAGGCGGCCGAGGCGGGCGGTACGGCGCCGGCGCTGCTCAACGCCGCCAACGAGGTGGCGGTCGCCGCCTTCCTTGACGAGCGCATCCGCTTCGTCGACATTGCCCGAATGATCGAGGCGGTGCTCGAGCGCATCCCCGCCGTTGCCGTCCGCGAGCTGGACGCCGTGCTGCAGGCCGATGCCGAGGCGCGTGCCGCCGCGCAGGACTGGCTTGGCCGCTGCGG
This genomic window contains:
- the dapC gene encoding succinyldiaminopimelate transaminase; translated protein: MNRALDLLQPYPFEKLRALLAGAQPPADKKPIALSIGEPKHRSPEFVAQALASNLDQLATYPTTLGLPALRESIAAWCERRFGVPAGWLDAARHVLPVNGTREALFAFTQAVVNREPGALVVSPNPFYQIYEGATLLAGAQPHYLPCLEDNGFNPDFDAVPAEVWQRCQILFICSPGNPTGALVPMDTLKQLIALADENDFVIAADECYSELYFDEDNPPPGLLTACAELGRQDFKRCVVFHSLSKRSNLPGLRSGFVAGDAEILKPFLLYRTYHGCAMPVQTQLASIAAWNDEEHVRANRDLYRAKFAAVLEVLDGVLDVQRPDGGFYLWARTPVADTTFTRDLFEREHVTVVPGSYLSREVDGVNPGANRVRMALVAPLAECVEAARRIRAYLESRQG
- a CDS encoding [protein-PII] uridylyltransferase, coding for MPSMDADLELFDRGQFQAELALKSSPIPAFKKAIRKACEVLDGRFSANCDIRALITGRAWFVDQILGEAWARFDWGDDDGVALVAVGGYGRGELHPHSDIDLLILLDGAQHERLRAPIEGFLTLLWDIGLEIGQSVRSVEECASEARADLTVITNLMESRTIAGPDSLRQRMRAATGTQYMWPAREFFLAKRAEQRARHAKYNDTEYNLEPNVKGSPGGLRDLQHILWVTCRQYGSLTLETLVTHGLLTQGEHELLSAGQTFLWKVRYALHMITGRAEDRLLFDHQRRLAGLFGFETSDTKLAVEQFMQKYYRMVMATAELSDLVNQILEELLLEQPGAEPPRQLNARFQVRDGFIEAIHPNVFKRSPSAILEVFVLMAQHPEIRGVRSQTIRLLRDHRHLIDDRFRNDIRNTSLFVELFKSHEGIHRNLRRMNRYGILGRYVPEFGHIIGQMQHDLFHIYTVDAHTLNLIKHLRKLDRPELAEKFPLASELMAKLPKPELVYFAGLFHDIAKGRGGDHSELGAQDALAFCARHHLPPWDSRLIAWLVKNHLVMSTTAQRKDISDPQVINDFARTVGDQTHLDYLYVLTVADINATNPTLWNSWRASLLRQLYAETKRALRRGLENPIDREERIRENQHAALDLLRSRGEVDSDAAEQLWTQLGDDYFLRHGPEDIAWHAEAILQHPHDGAPLVLIKETTEREFEGGTQIFIYAPDQHDFFAVTVAAMDQLNLNIQDARILTSTSQFTLDTYVVLDADGGSIGDDPQRIEEIRQGLVDALKNPQDYSSIIKRRVPRQLKSFGFAPQVTIHTDAQRPLSIIEVIAPDRPGLLARVGQIFLDFDLSVQNAKIATLGERVEDVFFVTDAHNQPLADPELCARLQESLVRQLSDTPDSLTTPSRIRF
- the map gene encoding type I methionyl aminopeptidase, whose amino-acid sequence is MTVTIKTPGEIEKMRVAGRLAAEVLEMIEPHVKAGVTTDELNRLCHDYIVDVQQAIPAPLNYKGFPKSICTSLNHVVCHGIPNDKPLKDGDILNIDITVIKDGYFGDTSKMFMVGKVPEWATRLCQITQECLYKGISVVRPGARLGDIGEIIQKHAEKNGYSVVREYCGHGIGNVFHEEPQVLHYGRAGTGLELKAGMTFTIEPMINQGRHETRLLGDGWTAITKDRKLSAQYEHTILVTDSGCEILTLRSDDTIARCLP
- the rpsB gene encoding 30S ribosomal protein S2, producing the protein MSQVNMRDMLKAGCHFGHQTRYWNPKMGKYIFGARNKIHIINLEKTLPMFNEALSFVEKLAAGKNKILFVGTKRSAGKIVREEATRAGMPFVDHRWLGGMLTNYKTIRASIKRLRDLETQSQDGTFEKLTKKEALMRSRDLEKLERSLGGIKDMGGLPDALFVIDVDHERIAITEANKLGIPVIGVVDTNSSPEGVDYIIPGNDDAIRAVQLYLGSMADAVLNGKAKAGTGEEFAAEASSEAAEG
- the tsf gene encoding translation elongation factor Ts; translated protein: MAEITAALVKELRERTGQGMMECKKALVAADGDIEKAIDDMRASGAIKAAKKAGNIAAEGSIAVKVAADNKAAVIIEVNSQTDFLALQDDFKGFVAESLEEAFANGLTDVAPLVASRESAREALVAKCGENVNIRRLTRVEGDVIGAYLHGHRIGVLVTLKGGNPELAKDIAMHVAASNPQFLSAAEVSEEAIAKEKEIFLALNADKIAGKPENIVENMVKGRIAKFLAEASLVEQPFVKDPEVKVGELAKKAGAEIVSFVRFEVGEGIEKAEVDFAAEVAAQVAATQQ
- the pyrH gene encoding UMP kinase; this encodes MAQLSGRQARYKRILLKLSGEALMGSEDFGIDPKVLDRMALEIGQLVGIGVQVGLVIGGGNLFRGAALSAAGMDRVTGDHMGMLATVMNSLAMRDALERSNIPALVMSAISMVGVTDHYDRRKAMRHLNSGEVVIFSAGTGNPFFTTDSAACLRAIEIDADLVLKATKVDGVYTADPFKDPNAEKFERLTYDEVLDRKLGVMDLTAICLCRDHKMPLRVFNMNKPGALLNIVVGGAEGTLVEEG
- the frr gene encoding ribosome recycling factor; the protein is MINEIKKDAQERMKKSLDSLDHAFAKIRTGRAHPSILDSVMVSYYGADTPLRQVANVVAEDSRTLALTVFDKSMIQAVEKAIMTSDLGLNPATAGTTIRVPMPALTEETRKGYTKQARAEAENARVAIRNIRRDALAQLKDLVKEKEISEDDERRAADEVQKLTDKAVGEVEKALEAKEADLMAV
- the uppS gene encoding polyprenyl diphosphate synthase, translating into MDKTMQAPAGTPRHVAIIMDGNNRWAKKRFMPGVAGHKAGVDAVRAVIEVCAEAKVEVLTLFAFSSENWQRPADEVGALMELFLMALRREVKKLAANGIRLRILGERTRFQPELQKAMSEAEALTAEGGGMLLQVAANYGGQWDITQAAQRLAREVAAGHLAVDEITPDLLQRCLATGTQPPVDLCIRTGGEQRISNFLLWQVAYAELYFSELLWPDFKHDAMRAALADFSCRQRRFGKTSEQVAAEQRKPTC
- a CDS encoding phosphatidate cytidylyltransferase, with the protein product MLKQRIITALIMLPVALGGFFLLQGGWFALFIGLVVCAGAWEWARLAGFEAQPLRLGYAGVVALLLAALYQLPSLAGPVLALAVLWWLAAIALVLAYPASSRAWQALPVRLVIGLLILLPAWQGLLLLKHWPQGNSLILAVMLLVWTADIGAYFSGRRFGRRKLAVQVSPGKSWEGLYGGLAGSLLLTLLVGLYRDWDARDLMMALLGAALVVLISVVGDLTESMFKRQSGIKDSSNLLPGHGGVLDRIDSLTAAVPMFAVLLWLHGWGSL
- the ispC gene encoding 1-deoxy-D-xylulose-5-phosphate reductoisomerase — its product is MKQITVLGATGSIGLSTLDVVARHPHDYRVFALTGFSRLAELERLCLLHRPRFAVVPTAEAARVLQDGLRGAGRDTEVLVGESGLCAVAAHPEVDAVMAAIVGAAGLKPTLAAVQAGKRVLLANKEALVMSGALFMQAVQAHGAELLPIDSEHNAIFQCMPGDYGQGLGRVGVRRILLTASGGPFRCWPLERIAEATPQQACAHPNWAMGRKISVDSASMMNKGLELIEACWLFDARPAQVEVVVHPQSVIHSLVDYVDGSVLAQLGNPDMRTPIAHALAWPRRIDSGVAPLDLFSIARLDFEAPDERRFPCLKLARQAAEAGGTAPALLNAANEVAVAAFLDERIRFVDIARMIEAVLERIPAVAVRELDAVLQADAEARAAAQDWLGRCGH